The proteins below come from a single Dermacentor albipictus isolate Rhodes 1998 colony chromosome 7, USDA_Dalb.pri_finalv2, whole genome shotgun sequence genomic window:
- the LOC139047912 gene encoding DNA translocase FtsK 1-like, translated as MSVSDNPVQGPRGPTSAHSPALKLLLAEARRQFCATAENEEQPVEAAAPSPRFLRSGTCRDTAPVATQRRRRGRAAPHNDDDGGENTGSESDDETASSRRSSSCPPSCSYSSTSESSSEDSQLTLATDSASSRSPSPSAQEERAGTPAAAEPRAEALPNRTQHEPPEPEGAHAETEASARAAESDAPESVSTAHAPPCDVTAHTQGDAPPPPADPLLPGAKHPGRKKNSRRKRRNVRPVTITTVAKTGVRSSAPPAAQDTASTSEGRETVLYRPLGRKAHFLAASRDAIAAFLAGVSGTHRVRPNLRRNVVAVDALPGTDLSALLAVRVICDVPVKAKALIADSCTGTLFNVDPAIDGPSILEGIESRVPVLAVTRSGDVATLRFTGRDVPEEVHLFRQRRIVRPQLPRPLQCGRCGLFGHATATCSRDPRCLQCAGSHATTACTSKRTRCINCRGPHESTEPRCPNWQLERRVASILARTVPRITRKQALVLARSNAPAARNQQPATTTAQRAPEPRSSPLVQPGRSFRDVLAGNTAPQPAAESSSAQPRSTTTPDARDLVITTLASALRALLESVPADSPARHMCVAALEMHDALIQHG; from the coding sequence ATGTCCGTCTCCGACAACCCAGTGCAGGGGCCACGCGGCCCCACCTCAGCGCACTCGCCGGCGCTCAAACTGCTTCTTGCGGAAGCGAGACGGCAGTTTTGCGCCACCGCCGAGAACGAGGAGCAGCCTGTCGAGGCTGCAGCCCCATCCCCGAGGTTCCTACGTTCGGGAACCTGCAGGGACACTGCCCCAGTGGCAACACAGCGTCGTCGACGCGGCCGTGCTGCCccgcacaacgacgacgacggcggagaGAACACCGGCAGCGAGAGCGACGACGAGACCGCCAGCTCGCGCCGCTCCAGTAGCTGCCCGCCTTCCTGTTCCTACTCGTCGACCAGCGAGAGCAGCAGCGAGGACAGCCAGCTGACACTGGCCACGGACTCGGCGAGCAGCCGTTCCCCGTCGCCCAGCGCCCAAGAAGAAAGGGCCGGCACCCCCGCTGCTGCTGAACCAAGAGCGGAAGCCCTGCCTAATCGTACGCAGCACGAGCCCCCGGAACCGGAAGGCGCCCACGCCGAGACCGaggcgagcgcgcgcgcggcggAGAGCGATGCTCCCGAGAGCGTCTCCACGGCGCATGCGCCACCCTGCGACGTCACGGCGCACACGCAAGGCGATGCCCCGCCTCCACCCGCGGACCCTCTCCTCCCCGGCGCGAAGCATCcgggtaggaaaaaaaacagccgGCGTAAGCGCCGGAACGTGCGGCCGGTAACCATCACCACCGTCGCTAAAACCGGCGTACGTTCAAGCGCCCCTCCTGCGGCACAAGACACCGCATCGACCAGTGAAGGACGGGAAACCGTCCTTTACAGACCGCTCGGGAGGAAGGCCCATTTCCTTGCGGCATCACGCGATGCAATTGCCGCATTCCTGGCCGGTGTTTCGGGGACACATCGAGTCCGGCCGAACTTGCGACGGAACGTCGTGGCCGTCGACGCGCTGCCAGGCACGGACCTGTCTGCGCTTCTCGCCGTTCGGGTGATTTGCGACGTGCCCGTCAAGGCGAAGGCACTTATCGCCGACTCTTGCACGGGCACGCTCTTCAACGTGGACCCGGCGATCGATGGGCCTTCCATCCTTGAGGGTATCGAGAGCCGGGTGCCCGTACTCGCCGTCACCCGAAGCGGCGATGTCGCAACACTGCGATTCACAGGCAGAGACGTGCCGGAGGAGGTGCACCTGTTCAGGCAGCGCCGCATCGTGCGCCCGCAGCTACCGCGGCCGTTGCAGTGCGGTCGATGCGGCCTCTTCGGGCACGCCACAGCGACTTGCTCTCGCGACCCGCGCTGTCTCCAGTGCGCGGggtcgcacgcgacgaccgcctgTACCTCAAAGCGGACCCGATGCATCAACTGCCGAGGCCCGCACGAGTCGACAGAGCCACGCTGCCCCAACTGGCAGCTCGAGCGGCGGGTGGCGAGCATACTCGCGAGAACCGTTCCGCGCATCACGCGCAAACAAGCCCTGGTTCTCGCGAGGAGCAATGCCCCTGCCGCGCGGAATCAGCAGCCGGCCACCACCACAGCACAGCGCGCGCCCGAGCCACGATCATCGCCGTTGGTTCAGCCGGGCCGATCATTCCGTGACGTGCTGGCCGGCAACACAGCGCCGCAGCCAGCCGCCGAGAGCAGCTCTGCCCAGCCCCGCAGCACGACAACACCCGATGCACGTGACCTCGTCATAACGACGCTCGCG